From a single Ascaphus truei isolate aAscTru1 chromosome 2, aAscTru1.hap1, whole genome shotgun sequence genomic region:
- the LOC142481069 gene encoding RNA-binding protein 12B-B-like, which produces MAVVIRLQGLPFVADSVDIRHFFSGLNIPDGGVHIIGGKLGEAFIIFATDEDARRAMSRTGGLIKKSHIQLFLSSKTEMQNTFEINPKGDRDSTSKSKHTGSKPTEDISKMLSVIRKGIGQNKSGDEGNPNPRFNSSSGARHADTYTTKSNYNPGKKDTRSFNEDESVYLFVFGLPFGATVDDIRDFFNGLFVVDVMFLQRPNGNRNGKCLVKFATSKDANAGLERHKEYMGHRFICVRKSDEEEWISYCGHVELTHEPTRKREHSPNLGNHNGRSKNRSRSKSPKKQRVRSRPPHNQQFYVHLQNLSYGVEKQDIKIFFDDPEMGDSQIKFLLDKHNNRTREGFVMFKNERKYQRCLDLHKSNLTGRPVFLFPIPRKSMLELIESYERQTPPKMDHPDEDFPKRPFRDSRSSIRRCIYVRNFPFDVSTNEVQKFFVGFPVNEEDIFLLNDDKGVGLGEALVKFPSEQQAITAEGLNRHQFLGTEVLLRRISEEEMKEFGISAYTDDPSRSPAYRDEYLHGSPGHSSGLSDDFRHGSGHFKDSPERFRRPIHMDFGEDEPIERFDMGDRSIVEYNDAGPVHTQSFDGGSSGVTAIDMKNLPYTATVAEVLDFFYGYRVIPDSVHFKYTKRGRPTGHATVCIENYEEGLAAVEELNGRPVGPRKVSLTLRI; this is translated from the coding sequence ATGGCAGTAGTCATCCGCTTACAGGGGCTTCCTTTTGTTGCTGACTCAGTTGATATTCGGCATTTCTTCTCTGGATTGAATATTCCTGATGGAGGTGTTCATATTATTGGTGGAAAACTGGGTGAGGCCTTTATTATATTTGCAACCGATGAAGATGCGCGGCGTGCCATGAGCCGTACAGGAGGACTTATTAAGAAATCTCACATTCAACTTTTTCTCAGCAGCAAGACAGAAATGCAGAATACTTTTGAAATTAACCCGAAAGGAGACAGAGATTCTACATCTAAATCAAAACACACTGGATCAAAACCAACTGAGGATATTTCCAAGATGTTGTCAGTCATTAGGAAAGGGATAGGTCAAAATAAGTCTGGTGATGAAGGTAATCCAAATCCTAGATTTAACAGTAGTAGTGGAGCGAGACATGCTGATACCTATACAACTAAATCAAATTATAATCCTGGAAAGAAAGACACCAGGTCGTTCAATGAGGACGagagtgtgtatttatttgtatttgggCTGCCATTCGGTGCAACAGTGGATGACATCAGAGACTTTTTTAATGGCCTGTTTGTGGTTGATGTTATGTTTCTACAACGCCCAAATGGTAACAGGAATGGAAAGTGTCTTGTTAAATTTGCTACTTCTAAGGATGCTAATGCAGGACTGGAACGTCATAAAGAGTACATGGGTCATAGATTTATATGTGTAAGGAAATCTGATGAAGAAGAGTGGATCAGTTATTGTGGCCACGTTGAGTTAACACACGAGCCTACTAGAAAAAGAGAGCACTCGCCTAATCTGGGTAACCATAATGGTCGTTCAAAAAATCGCTCTCGATCTAAATCTCCAAAGAAACAAAGAGTGAGGTCCCGACCTCCTCATAATCAACAGTTTTACGTACACCTACAAAATTTATCCTATGGTGTAGAAAAACAggatattaaaatattttttgatGATCCCGAGATGGGTGACTCGCAGATTAAATTTCTACTTGACAAGCATAACAACAGAACAAGAGAAGGCTTTGTTATGTTCAAGAATGAGAGAAAATATCAGAGGTGTCTTGACTTACACAAAAGCAACTTAACTGGTCGTCCAGTTTTCTTATTTCCAATTCCTAGAAAATCAATGTTGGAGTTAATAGAATCCTATGAAAGACAAACGCCCCCCAAAATGGACCATCCAGATGAGGATTTTCCAAAAAGACCTTTTCGAGATTCGCGTTCTAGCATAAGAAGGTGCATATATGTAAGAAACTTTCCTTTTGATGTGAGTACAAATGAAGTTCAGAAGTTCTTTGTTGGATTTCCTGTGAACGAGGAAGATATTTTCTTGCTTAACGATGATAAAGGAGTAGGACTGGGAGAAGCTCTGGTAAAGTTTCCATCTGAACAACAGGCCATCACTGCTGAAGGTTTGAACCGTCACCAGTTCTTGGGAACAGAAGTCCTGTTGAGGCGTATCTCAGAGGAAGAGATGAAAGAATTTGGTATAAGTGCTTATACCGATGATCCAAGTCGTTCACCTGCTTACAGAGATGAGTATCTACATGGATCCCCTGGACATTCTTCTGGATTATCTGATGACTTTAGACATGGATCTGGGCATTTCAAAGATTCCCCGGAAAGGTTCAGAAGACCGATACATATGGATTTTGGTGAAGATGAGCCTATTGAGAGATTTGATATGGGAGACAGAAGTATAGTCGAGTATAATGATGCAGGACCTGTTCATACCCAAAGTTTTGATGGTGGGTCAAGTGGAGTAACGGCAATAGATATGAAGAATTTGCCATATACTGCCACTGTTGCAGAAGTTTTAGATTTTTTCTATGGCTATCGTGTAATTCCAGATTCTGTTCATTTTAAATATACAAAAAGGGGACGACCCACAGGTCATGCCACAGTGTGCATTGAAAATTATGAGGAGGGGTTGGCTGCAGTTGAGGAACTTAATGGTAGACCTGTTGGACCACGCAAAGTTAGTTTGACGTTAAGGATCTAA